In the Takifugu flavidus isolate HTHZ2018 chromosome 11, ASM371156v2, whole genome shotgun sequence genome, one interval contains:
- the cryzl1 gene encoding quinone oxidoreductase-like protein 1: MKGLYCRAGVSDAKPKFVIQETSLPEVLNSHLVRVQVKACGLHPLDLELLSDVGIQTDLIPVGREIAGVILQVGDKVSFFQPDDEVVGILPLDFPFSGLCDVIDIDEQYLVQKPEKLSSVCVAGALRDGVCAYTALHTHARVAAGNTILVFDGASPFGLMCIQLACYHGAKVLTTSHSAQKQTFLEQLRPTVARVIPVYNGASDLLSVVLEETGGLGVDVVVDCGVRLQGEESEERKLLPHKHDIISALAVGGHWVTSHKDLQLDPPDSRLLFLRSASVSFLNHEVWTASSAQQGRYLHILRDIMEKLSAGVLRPQPEEPVPVYEATVAMETVQSHQKTKAVVQI; this comes from the exons ATGAAGGGTTTATACTGCCGAGCTGGCGTGAGCGATGCTAAACCCAAGTTCGTTATTCAGGAAACG aGTCTTCCAGAGGTTTTAAACAGCCATCTGGTCAGGGTTCAGGTAAAAGCCTGTGGACTTCACCCATTGGACTTGGAG CTGCTCAGTGATGTGGGAATCCAGACAGATTTAATTCCTGTTGGTAGAGAGATAGCTGGTGTCATCCTGCAAG tGGGTGACAAAGTCTCTTTCTTTCAGCCTGATGATGAAGTTGTTG GTATTTTGCCTTTGGACTTTCCCTTCTCTGGACTTTGTGACGTCATTGATATAGATGAACAATATTTAG TTCAGAAACCAGAGAAgctcagctctgtgtgtgttgctggagcACTACGTGACGGTGTCTGCGCTTACACtgctctacacacacatgctcgcgTGGCAGCAGGGAACACAATCCTGGTTTTTGATGGAGCCAGT CCTTTTGGCCTTATGTGTATCCAGTTGGCTTGTTACCATGGAGCAAAAGTTTTGACCACATCACACTCAGCACAAAAGCAAACATTCCTGGAACAACTTCGACCCACTGTTG CCAGAGTTATTCCAGTGTATAATGGTGCATCAGATCTGCTGtcagtggttctggaggagacCGGAGGATTGGGAGTGGATGTTGTCGTAGACTGTGGAG TTCGCCTGCAAGGGGAGGAGTCGGAAGAGAGGAAGCTACTCCCACAcaaacatgacatcatcagtgcGCTAGCCGTAGGGGGGCACTGGGTCACATCTCACAAAGACCTGCAG TTGGATCCTCCAGATTCTAGATTATTGTTCTTAAGATCTGCCTCAGTTAGCTTCCTCAATCATGAAGTGTGGACGGCATCATCGGCACAGCAAGGAAGATATCTCC ACATTCTGAGGGACATCATGGAGAAACTGTCAGCTGGAGTACTCAG ACCACAGCCTGAGGAGCCTGTCCCTGTCTATGAAGCcacggttgccatggaaactgtaCAAAGTCACcagaaaacaaaagctgtgGTTCAAATATGA